In a single window of the Acipenser ruthenus chromosome 8, fAciRut3.2 maternal haplotype, whole genome shotgun sequence genome:
- the LOC117406942 gene encoding ras-related protein Rab-33B-like has translation MCFDELAGFSTVSSDWSKTISSITPRHSELKTGCCWQTRSLENHTLLSRLQNVFHLFLAVFSGICSLATMAHNDNRNVYGSPARYHTRVSTQLHPEYDCLQTRIFKIIVIGDSNVGKTCLSYRFCGGKFLQNPEATIGVDFRERTVEIDGEKIKIQIWDTAGQERFRKSMVEHYYRNVHAIVFVYDITKLSTFESLPDWIEECARHSVSPSVPRIMVGNKCDLTDTCQISTSCAQRLADNYNLPLFETSAKDPSEKEHVDAIFMTLAYKLKNHKPLRLKQLPRESSMVHLSQEEDAQNPCLC, from the exons ATGTGCTTCGACGAGTTGGCTGGCTTTAGTACAGTGAGTAGTGACTGGAGCAAAACCATCAGCAGCATCACTCCCAGACATAGTGAGCTGAAGACAGGCTGCTGCTGG CAAACACGGAGCCTGGAAAATCACACTCTGCTTTCCAGGCTGCAAAATGTTTTTCATCTTTTTCTCGCGGTGTTTTCTGGGATTTGCTCTCTCGCTACAATGGCTCATAATGACAACAGAAATGTGTACGGCTCTCCAGCAAGATACCATACACGGGTCAGCACACAACTGCATCCCGAATATGACTGCTTGCAAACGcgaatatttaaaataattgttattgGTGACTCAAACGTGGGAAAAACCTGCTTGAGTTATCGGTTTTGTGGTGGGAAATTCCTACAAAATCCAGAAGCCACTATCGGGGTGGATTTTCGGGAACGGACTGTGGAAATAGATGGAGAGAAGATCAAG ATACAGATATGGGACACTGCCGGGCAGGAAAGATTCCGCAAAAGCATGGTGGAACACTACTACAGGAATGTTCACGCCATCGTCTTCGTGTATGACATCACAAAGCTCTCTACCTTTGAGAGCTTGCCAGACTGGATTGAGGAATGTGCCAGACATTCCGTCTCTCCTTCCGTGCCACGGATCATGGTTGGCAACAAGTGTGACCTAACGGACACATGTCAGATCTCTACTTCCTGTGCCCAGAGGCTGGCAGATAACTACAACCTGCCCTTGTTTGAGACTTCTGCAAAGGACCCCTCTGAAAAAGAGCACGTTGATGCCATTTTTATGACCCTGGCTTACAAGCTGAAGAACCACAAACCCTTAAGACTGAAACAGCTACCTCGGGAGAGCAGTATGGTACATCTTTCTCAGGAAGAAGATGCCCAGAACCCTTGTCTGTGCTAA